A stretch of Bradyrhizobium sp. AZCC 2262 DNA encodes these proteins:
- a CDS encoding amino acid synthesis family protein: MSAIIRKIVTVVEETHLEMGQKIAPPTRRAAAIAVIENPFAGRYVEDLSLLIEIGEELGDLLSKRAVAALGIDGAKAHSYGKAAAVGENGELEHAAAILHPKMGAPVRKVLTKGAALIPSSKKRSGPGTTLDIPLGHKDAAFVRSHFDGMEVQINDAPRANEIMVAVAVTDSGRPLPRVGGLTVSEVKGEDGLR; the protein is encoded by the coding sequence ATGAGCGCGATCATTCGCAAGATCGTCACGGTGGTCGAGGAAACCCATCTGGAGATGGGACAAAAAATTGCACCACCGACCCGGCGCGCCGCAGCGATCGCCGTGATCGAGAATCCTTTTGCTGGCCGGTACGTCGAGGACCTTTCGCTGCTGATCGAAATCGGCGAGGAGCTCGGCGATCTGCTTTCGAAAAGAGCGGTGGCGGCGCTCGGCATCGACGGCGCCAAGGCGCATAGCTACGGCAAGGCCGCAGCCGTCGGCGAAAACGGCGAGCTCGAACATGCGGCGGCGATCCTGCATCCGAAGATGGGTGCGCCGGTGCGGAAAGTGCTGACCAAGGGCGCGGCGCTGATCCCGTCGTCGAAAAAGCGCAGCGGTCCGGGAACCACGCTCGACATTCCGCTCGGCCACAAGGACGCGGCCTTCGTGCGCAGTCATTTCGACGGCATGGAAGTGCAGATCAACGATGCGCCGCGCGCCAACGAGATCATGGTCGCGGTTGCGGTGACCGACAGCGGCAGGCCATTGCCGCGCGTCGGCGGGCTGACGGTTTCGGAAGTCAAAGGCGAAGACGGTTTGCGATAA
- a CDS encoding (2Fe-2S)-binding protein encodes MTQSTMRLTVNGKTSDVDAAPDTALLYVLRNDLALNGPKYGCGLGECGACAVLIDGVAARSCVIPIEGCSGRDIVTLEGLGSREHPDPVQQAFIREQAAQCGYCLNGMIIATKALLLRSPHPSNDEVLEALRHHLCRCGAHIEIMRAAMRAAGRAVEAQT; translated from the coding sequence ATGACGCAGAGCACGATGCGCCTGACCGTCAACGGCAAGACCAGCGATGTCGATGCCGCGCCCGACACTGCACTGCTGTACGTGCTGCGCAACGACCTCGCCTTGAACGGACCGAAATACGGCTGCGGTCTCGGCGAATGCGGCGCCTGCGCCGTGCTGATCGACGGCGTCGCCGCGCGGTCCTGCGTGATCCCGATCGAGGGCTGCAGCGGGCGCGACATCGTAACGCTCGAAGGCCTCGGCTCGCGCGAGCATCCCGATCCGGTGCAGCAGGCCTTCATCCGCGAACAGGCTGCGCAATGCGGCTATTGCCTCAACGGCATGATCATCGCGACCAAGGCTTTGCTGTTGCGTTCCCCTCACCCGTCGAACGACGAAGTGCTGGAAGCGCTGCGGCATCATCTGTGTCGTTGCGGCGCGCACATCGAGATCATGCGCGCGGCAATGCGCGCCGCGGGCCGTGCCGTTGAGGCACAGACGTGA
- a CDS encoding ABC transporter substrate-binding protein gives MRRRHVLGAGLAIAVAGMAGNAMAQSEIKIGEINSYSLLPAFTEPYRKGWQLAVEEVNAAGGINGKKLVVISKDDGGKPADAQTAANELVSSENVAMLTGTFLSNIGLAVSDFANQKKVFFLAAEPLTDAITWSKGNRYTFRLRPSNYMQAAMLVEEAAKLPAKRWATIAPNYEYGQSAVAVFKKLMSEKRPDIQWVDEQWPPQGKIDAGPVVQAVAAANPEAILNVTFGADLVKLVREGNTRGLFKDRAVVSFLTGEPEYLDPLKDETPAGWIVTGYPWYDIKTPDHDKFLKAYQAKYNDYPRLGSIVGYQTIKAAAAILAKANSTDPEKLMAATEGLSMPSPFGEITFRKIDHQSTLGAYVGKTALKDGKGVMVDSVYRKGADYLPSDAEIGKLRPKE, from the coding sequence ATGCGACGTAGACACGTACTGGGAGCAGGTTTGGCGATCGCGGTGGCGGGCATGGCGGGCAACGCCATGGCACAGAGCGAGATCAAGATCGGCGAGATCAACAGCTATTCGCTGTTGCCTGCCTTCACCGAACCCTACCGCAAGGGCTGGCAGCTCGCGGTCGAGGAAGTCAACGCGGCAGGCGGCATCAACGGCAAGAAGCTCGTCGTCATTTCCAAGGATGACGGTGGCAAGCCGGCCGACGCGCAGACCGCGGCCAACGAGCTGGTGTCGAGCGAGAACGTCGCGATGCTGACCGGCACGTTCCTGTCCAACATCGGTCTGGCTGTTTCCGATTTCGCCAACCAGAAGAAAGTGTTTTTCCTGGCGGCGGAGCCGCTGACCGACGCCATTACCTGGTCGAAGGGCAACCGCTACACGTTCCGCCTGCGTCCTTCCAATTACATGCAGGCGGCGATGCTGGTGGAAGAAGCCGCCAAGTTGCCCGCAAAACGCTGGGCGACGATTGCGCCGAACTATGAATACGGCCAGTCGGCGGTCGCGGTGTTCAAGAAGCTGATGTCGGAGAAGCGTCCGGACATCCAGTGGGTCGACGAGCAGTGGCCGCCGCAGGGCAAGATCGACGCCGGCCCGGTGGTGCAGGCGGTTGCCGCCGCGAACCCGGAAGCCATCCTCAACGTCACCTTCGGCGCCGACCTGGTGAAACTCGTTCGCGAGGGCAACACCCGCGGGCTGTTCAAGGACCGCGCAGTCGTCAGCTTCCTTACCGGTGAGCCGGAATACCTCGATCCGCTCAAGGACGAGACGCCCGCAGGCTGGATCGTCACGGGTTATCCCTGGTACGACATCAAGACACCGGACCACGACAAGTTCCTGAAGGCCTATCAGGCCAAGTACAACGATTATCCGCGGTTGGGCTCGATCGTCGGCTACCAGACCATCAAGGCGGCTGCGGCAATCCTTGCGAAAGCCAATTCGACCGATCCGGAGAAGCTGATGGCAGCAACCGAAGGCCTGTCGATGCCGTCGCCGTTCGGCGAGATCACCTTCCGCAAGATCGATCACCAGTCGACGCTTGGCGCCTATGTCGGCAAGACCGCGCTGAAGGACGGCAAGGGCGTGATGGTGGATTCGGTTTATCGCAAGGGCGCGGATTATCTGCCGAGCGATGCGGAAATTGGAAAGCTTCGCCCGAAGGAGTAA
- a CDS encoding ABC transporter ATP-binding protein, translated as MSMVPTLLSVQNLSKSYGGVHAVRGVSFELRAGEILALIGPNGAGKSTCFDMLNGQNTPDSGRITLLGEDTVGRKPRAIWRLGVGRTFQITATFPTMTVRENVQVALVSYGRQLFNLWGSTASYAREEAGRLLDLVGMGAYAGRPCGELAYGDLKRLELAIALVNQPKLLLMDEPTAGMAPRERIELMRLTARIAREQSIGVLFTEHDMDVVFEHADRILVLNRGSLIAEGSPEEVRGNPQVRAIYLGEGLVYDARHREGAGA; from the coding sequence ATGAGCATGGTCCCAACATTGCTGTCGGTTCAAAATCTCAGCAAGTCCTATGGCGGCGTGCATGCCGTGCGCGGCGTGTCGTTCGAACTGCGCGCGGGCGAAATCCTGGCGCTGATCGGACCCAACGGCGCGGGCAAGAGCACGTGCTTCGATATGCTCAACGGCCAGAACACACCAGACAGCGGCCGGATCACGCTGCTCGGCGAGGACACGGTCGGCCGGAAACCGCGCGCGATCTGGCGGCTCGGCGTCGGGCGCACATTCCAGATCACCGCGACATTCCCGACCATGACCGTGCGCGAGAACGTGCAGGTCGCGCTGGTGTCGTATGGACGGCAATTGTTCAATCTCTGGGGCTCGACCGCAAGTTACGCGCGCGAGGAGGCCGGCCGGCTGCTCGATCTCGTCGGCATGGGCGCCTATGCCGGGCGTCCGTGCGGCGAGCTCGCCTATGGCGATCTCAAGCGGCTGGAGCTTGCGATCGCGCTCGTCAACCAGCCGAAATTATTGCTGATGGACGAGCCGACCGCGGGCATGGCGCCGCGCGAGCGGATCGAACTGATGCGGCTCACCGCGCGCATCGCCCGCGAACAGTCGATCGGCGTGCTCTTCACCGAGCACGACATGGACGTGGTGTTCGAGCATGCCGATCGCATCCTGGTGCTCAACCGCGGCAGCCTGATCGCCGAAGGTTCGCCCGAGGAGGTCCGCGGCAACCCGCAGGTGCGCGCCATCTATCTCGGCGAAGGTCTGGTCTATGATGCGCGCCACCGCGAGGGAGCCGGCGCATGA
- a CDS encoding UPF0280 family protein, with amino-acid sequence MKRLPQIALLPDGKRLHLQDGPIDLVIEAKGREVDVRTAYEAAARRFTGLLDELCEELVGLRRAADPIQCSLKGVVARRMHAAVAPFATAAFITPMAAVAGCVAEEILGAMLAAARLDRAYVNNGGDIALHLAGDEQFTVGLMDRPDRLGVMRTIDIDADDPVRGIATSGRHGRSFSLGIADAVTVLARTASQADAAATIIANAVDLPGHPAVIRCPANELQPDSDLGTRLVTRDVGALRESEIEDALRAGVSRAQQLLASGLIEGAALRLLGETAVVGATGIKAGALPAFHESALERIAHV; translated from the coding sequence ATGAAACGGCTCCCGCAAATCGCGCTTCTTCCTGACGGCAAGCGGCTGCATTTGCAGGATGGTCCGATCGATCTGGTCATCGAGGCGAAGGGCAGGGAAGTCGACGTACGCACTGCCTACGAGGCTGCGGCGCGGCGCTTCACCGGCCTGCTCGATGAACTCTGCGAGGAGTTGGTTGGACTGCGAAGGGCCGCCGATCCAATTCAATGCTCGCTGAAAGGTGTCGTCGCGCGACGCATGCATGCGGCTGTCGCGCCGTTTGCAACGGCTGCCTTCATCACCCCGATGGCGGCGGTGGCGGGCTGCGTTGCGGAAGAAATTCTCGGCGCAATGCTTGCCGCGGCACGGCTCGACCGCGCTTACGTCAATAATGGCGGCGACATCGCGCTGCATCTCGCCGGGGACGAGCAGTTCACCGTCGGCCTGATGGACCGCCCCGACCGGCTCGGCGTGATGCGAACGATTGATATCGACGCCGACGATCCGGTGCGGGGCATCGCGACCAGCGGGCGGCACGGTCGCAGTTTTTCGCTCGGGATCGCGGATGCCGTCACCGTGCTGGCGCGCACGGCGTCGCAGGCCGATGCCGCCGCCACCATCATCGCCAATGCCGTCGATCTGCCCGGCCATCCCGCCGTGATCCGCTGCCCCGCCAACGAGTTGCAGCCCGACAGCGACCTCGGCACGCGCCTCGTCACTCGCGACGTCGGCGCGCTCCGAGAGAGCGAGATTGAGGACGCGTTGAGGGCCGGGGTTAGCCGGGCACAGCAATTGCTTGCGTCGGGATTGATCGAAGGTGCGGCCCTGCGTCTACTAGGCGAGACGGCTGTGGTGGGTGCAACAGGGATCAAGGCAGGCGCGTTGCCGGCATTTCATGAAAGCGCACTGGAAAGAATAGCCCATGTTTGA
- a CDS encoding 6-hydroxynicotinate reductase: MTDAMTAGGGDKIRCDACPVMCYIKPGSAGACDRYANHNGELVRVDPHIVLEQTVSHGGRLVPFQAGGDWDGKIVHEPNVFVTAIGAGTTYPDYKPAPFIVSSEVDGVDMVTVVTEGIFSYCGVKVKIDTDRYLGPETATVRAEGEAIGHVTTSEYGSQMLSLGGVHHLTGGSKKEGRVTCDALMDLSNCKPVELTIDGGATVVVQAGYPPVVNGVAEERMRVGCGSATIGMFAKQWHGKVDEVVVVDDHITGVLSEHQAGKLLDIPDTGIKMKGRRSTPGRYFQVADPGTGWGGTNISDPLSVLGPFNPKEARPGLTMLMVSTTGEHAAYYELDEALRPIEKEMPPDLKFSVERIQENCEPALCTVLFMGGAGGSLRAGVTDNPVRLTRSVKDALTRVTSGGAPVYVWPGGGITFMVDVTQMPAGAFGYVPTPALVAPIEFTLRLSDYAALGGHMDHVRPLASLRDNTETRPMPYMPGRRV, encoded by the coding sequence ATGACCGATGCGATGACCGCCGGCGGTGGCGACAAGATCCGCTGCGATGCCTGTCCGGTGATGTGCTACATCAAGCCGGGCTCGGCCGGCGCGTGCGATCGATACGCCAATCACAACGGCGAGCTGGTGCGCGTCGATCCGCATATCGTGCTGGAACAGACGGTGTCGCATGGCGGGCGGCTGGTGCCGTTCCAGGCCGGCGGCGATTGGGACGGCAAGATCGTCCACGAGCCGAACGTGTTCGTCACCGCCATCGGTGCCGGCACCACCTATCCCGATTACAAGCCGGCGCCCTTCATCGTGTCGTCGGAAGTCGATGGCGTCGACATGGTCACGGTCGTGACCGAAGGCATTTTCAGCTATTGCGGCGTCAAGGTGAAGATCGACACCGACCGCTATCTCGGCCCGGAAACGGCGACCGTCCGCGCGGAAGGCGAGGCGATCGGCCATGTGACAACCAGCGAATACGGCTCGCAGATGCTCTCCCTCGGCGGCGTGCATCATCTGACCGGCGGTTCCAAGAAGGAAGGCCGCGTCACCTGCGACGCGCTGATGGACCTTTCCAACTGCAAGCCGGTGGAGCTGACGATCGACGGTGGCGCCACGGTCGTGGTGCAGGCCGGCTATCCCCCCGTCGTCAATGGCGTTGCCGAAGAGCGCATGCGGGTGGGGTGCGGCTCGGCGACCATCGGCATGTTCGCCAAGCAATGGCATGGCAAGGTCGACGAGGTCGTGGTCGTGGACGACCACATCACCGGCGTTCTCAGTGAACACCAGGCCGGCAAGCTGCTCGATATTCCTGATACCGGGATCAAGATGAAGGGGCGGCGCTCGACGCCGGGCCGTTATTTCCAGGTCGCCGATCCCGGCACCGGGTGGGGCGGCACCAATATTTCCGATCCGCTGTCAGTGCTGGGGCCGTTCAATCCGAAGGAGGCGCGACCCGGGCTGACCATGCTGATGGTCTCGACCACGGGCGAGCACGCCGCTTATTACGAGCTTGATGAGGCGCTGCGGCCCATCGAGAAAGAGATGCCGCCCGATCTAAAATTCTCGGTCGAGCGTATCCAGGAAAATTGCGAGCCGGCGCTGTGCACGGTGCTGTTCATGGGCGGCGCCGGCGGCTCGCTGCGCGCCGGCGTCACCGACAATCCGGTGCGGCTGACGCGCTCGGTAAAGGACGCGCTGACGCGGGTCACCAGCGGCGGCGCGCCTGTCTATGTCTGGCCCGGCGGTGGCATCACCTTCATGGTCGATGTCACACAGATGCCGGCCGGCGCCTTCGGCTATGTTCCGACGCCGGCGCTGGTGGCGCCGATTGAGTTCACGCTGCGGCTTTCCGACTATGCCGCGCTCGGTGGCCACATGGATCACGTCCGTCCGCTGGCGTCGCTGCGGGACAACACTGAAACCCGTCCGATGCCCTATATGCCGGGACGGCGCGTATGA
- a CDS encoding ABC transporter permease yields the protein MAFYFVQFLTGLASAASLFLVASGLSIIFGVTRIVNFAHGAFYMLGAYVAFTLTERFSGAFGFWGGIVVAALVVAVVGVLVEMVLLRRIYHAPELFQLLATFGLTLMVQDIVVLIWGPDDLLGRRAPGFRGAVDFFGQNIPSYDLFLIALSPVVLGVLWLLFQRTRWGVLVRAATQDRDMVAALGVNQKWLFTSVFVLGVFLAALGGALQIPRDAVHHALDLRIIVDVFVVVVIGGLGSIIGAFVAAVLVSELNAFGILIFPKISIILVFLVMAVVLIVRPWGLFGKPEAAARRTPGLTVNPWRPLTSGERMVSIGALVLAATLPLFAGNYALTVGSEIATFVIFAASLHFLMSVGGLASFGHAAYFGLGAYGVAFLAKAAGLPMIVSLLLGPLLGLMGAAVFGFFAVQLSGVYFAMLTLAFAQIVWSIAFQWVTVTGGDNGILGVWPDKWAAGPASFYWLSLAIAALAVTVLRVIVFSPFGFALRATRDSPLRSEAIGINGKRVQWTAFVISGTVAGIGGALFAYLKGSVFPDSLGISLSVDALVMVLLGGVETVSGAVVGAIVFKAANIWLVSQTDLSKLVLGGFIVLMVVAFPKGIVGTLEAIWNRRRSPEDKKSALATSRVEVAE from the coding sequence ATGGCCTTTTACTTCGTTCAGTTCCTGACCGGTCTCGCCAGCGCGGCATCGCTGTTCCTGGTCGCGTCGGGGCTGTCGATCATCTTCGGCGTGACGCGGATCGTGAACTTTGCCCATGGCGCGTTCTACATGCTCGGCGCCTATGTCGCGTTCACGCTGACCGAGCGCTTCTCCGGCGCGTTCGGGTTCTGGGGCGGCATCGTCGTGGCGGCGTTGGTCGTCGCGGTCGTCGGCGTGCTGGTCGAGATGGTGCTGCTGCGGCGGATCTACCATGCGCCGGAACTGTTCCAGTTGCTCGCGACCTTCGGCCTCACGCTGATGGTCCAGGATATCGTGGTGCTGATCTGGGGACCGGACGATCTGCTCGGCCGCCGCGCGCCGGGCTTCAGGGGTGCGGTCGATTTCTTCGGCCAGAATATCCCGAGCTATGATCTGTTCCTGATCGCGCTCAGTCCGGTCGTGCTCGGCGTGTTGTGGCTGTTGTTCCAGCGCACGCGCTGGGGCGTGCTGGTGCGCGCGGCGACGCAGGACCGCGACATGGTGGCGGCGCTCGGCGTCAACCAGAAATGGCTGTTCACCAGCGTATTTGTGCTCGGCGTCTTTCTCGCGGCGCTCGGCGGCGCGCTGCAGATCCCGCGCGATGCCGTGCATCACGCGCTGGACCTGCGCATCATCGTCGACGTGTTCGTCGTGGTGGTGATCGGCGGGCTCGGCAGCATCATCGGCGCCTTCGTCGCCGCCGTGCTGGTGTCCGAACTCAACGCCTTTGGTATTCTCATTTTCCCGAAGATCTCCATCATCCTGGTGTTTTTGGTGATGGCGGTGGTGCTGATCGTGCGGCCGTGGGGCCTGTTCGGCAAGCCGGAGGCCGCCGCGCGCCGCACGCCGGGCCTGACCGTCAATCCGTGGCGGCCGCTGACCTCGGGCGAGCGGATGGTGTCGATCGGCGCGCTGGTCCTTGCGGCGACGCTGCCGCTGTTCGCCGGAAATTACGCGCTCACCGTCGGCTCGGAGATCGCGACCTTCGTGATCTTTGCCGCCAGCCTGCATTTCCTGATGTCGGTCGGCGGACTCGCCTCGTTCGGCCACGCCGCCTATTTCGGGCTTGGCGCCTATGGTGTCGCATTCCTCGCCAAGGCAGCGGGATTGCCGATGATCGTCTCGCTGTTGCTCGGCCCGTTGCTGGGCCTGATGGGCGCCGCCGTGTTCGGATTCTTCGCCGTGCAATTGTCCGGCGTCTATTTCGCGATGCTGACGCTCGCCTTTGCGCAGATCGTCTGGTCGATCGCGTTCCAGTGGGTCACAGTGACCGGCGGCGACAACGGTATCCTCGGCGTCTGGCCGGACAAGTGGGCCGCCGGCCCGGCCAGTTTTTACTGGCTGTCGCTTGCGATCGCCGCACTCGCGGTCACAGTGTTGCGCGTGATCGTGTTCTCGCCGTTCGGCTTTGCGTTGCGCGCGACGCGGGACTCGCCGCTGCGTAGCGAAGCGATCGGCATCAACGGCAAGCGCGTGCAATGGACGGCCTTTGTCATATCAGGCACAGTTGCGGGTATTGGCGGCGCGCTGTTTGCCTATCTGAAGGGAAGCGTGTTCCCCGATAGCCTCGGCATCTCGCTGTCGGTCGATGCGCTGGTCATGGTGCTGCTCGGCGGCGTCGAGACGGTTTCCGGCGCAGTCGTCGGCGCCATCGTGTTCAAGGCGGCCAATATCTGGCTGGTCAGCCAGACTGATCTCTCGAAACTGGTGCTGGGTGGCTTCATCGTGCTGATGGTGGTGGCTTTCCCCAAGGGAATCGTCGGCACGCTGGAGGCGATCTGGAATCGCCGGCGGTCCCCCGAAGACAAGAAATCCGCGCTTGCCACCTCCCGGGTAGAGGTTGCCGAATGA